One Bacteroidales bacterium genomic window carries:
- a CDS encoding SDR family NAD(P)-dependent oxidoreductase — translation MSKTILITGATSGIGKATAELLAEKKYRLILTGRREERLIELRNKLSQVTEIMVLRLDIRKKNEVTTALENLPGAWKDIDVLINNAGLARGYDLFHEGIIEDWEEMIDTNLKGVLYVSRWLIPSMIERKKGHIINVGSIAGREPYPRGSVYCATKSALATLTKALRMELLGYGIKVSLVAPAATETEFSLVRFKNDSERAKKVYEGYQPLRPEDVAEVISFIIERPPHVNIDDILIMPTAQASSMMFHRY, via the coding sequence ATGAGTAAAACGATATTAATTACAGGAGCTACCAGTGGAATAGGCAAAGCTACTGCAGAGCTTTTGGCAGAAAAAAAATACAGATTGATTTTAACAGGACGTAGAGAAGAGAGACTCATTGAATTAAGAAATAAACTATCACAAGTGACTGAAATAATGGTTTTACGATTAGACATTCGAAAAAAAAATGAAGTAACGACTGCTTTAGAAAATTTACCTGGGGCATGGAAAGATATTGATGTTTTGATAAATAATGCTGGCCTTGCCCGGGGGTATGATTTATTTCACGAAGGAATTATTGAGGATTGGGAAGAAATGATAGACACGAATCTGAAAGGTGTGCTTTACGTAAGCCGATGGCTTATACCTTCTATGATAGAAAGAAAAAAAGGTCATATTATAAATGTGGGGAGCATTGCTGGGCGGGAACCATATCCACGTGGAAGTGTATATTGTGCTACAAAAAGTGCTTTAGCTACTTTAACGAAGGCTTTAAGGATGGAGCTTCTGGGGTATGGTATCAAGGTTTCGCTTGTAGCACCAGCAGCAACTGAAACAGAATTCAGCCTGGTTCGTTTTAAAAATGATTCTGAGAGAGCAAAGAAAGTCTATGAAGGTTACCAACCCCTTAGGCCAGAAGATGTAGCTGAGGTAATTTCATTTATCATAGAAAGGCCTCCTCATGTCAACATTGATGATATTTTAATTATGCCGACAGCTCAGGCTTCGTCGATGATGTTTCATCGGTATTAA